The genomic interval GCAAACGATGGTCATGCCCGGCAGCGTAAAGCCCTGTTCCGGGCCAACGATGTGAACAACGCCCTGTCGGTTATCCAGCTCGTCATAATATTCCACACCAAACTCAGCAGCGTTTGCTGCCAGCGTTTCTACCTGCAGCTTGGACTGCGGATCATCAATACCCTTGGTGCGGTCAGTCGTCGGCACATTGTGGTCAACAACGGCCAGTGTACGCTGTGGCGCGCGCACCTTGCGCTTTGCCATACGCAAGCCTTCAAAGGCCTGCGGCGAGGTTACTTCATGAACGAGATGGCGATCGATATAAAGAAGACATGTACCGTCTTCCTGTTGATCAGCCACATGGGAGTCCCAGATTTTGTCATAAAGGGTCTTAGGTGCAGACATGCTCGTCATCAGTCCTCTTAACAAACGATTTCGAAAATGGGCTGCATCTGTAACCTGACTTTTCGGTCAAAAGACTGGTGGCAAATGGCTCTCTTTAGCGAGATAGACCCGTCTTGCCAGACACGCCCAAATGTGGATTGTGTTTGTATTGCGATAGATCGGTGGTCTAGGTCAAGCAATATTCTAATGAAAAATTCCGATCAGGCGCAATTTCGATACAAAAAAGCCCGACACTAACATGGTATCGGGCTTCATCGTAAAGGAACAGTCAAACCAGACTGCGGGGCTTATTCAGCCTCAGTCTTGGCTGCAGCAGCTTGTGCTTTCTTGGCAGCACGCGCTTCGGCAACCTTTGCCTTGGCAACATCGTTCAGCTTGCGAGCGCGAGCATTGGTTGCTTCAACGATACGAGCAGACTTACCGCGACGGCCGCGTAGATAGTAGAGCTTCGCACGACGGACTTTACCGCGGCGAACAACTTCAACGCCTTCAAGCATCGGGCTGAAAACCGGAAATACGCGCTCAACACCTTCGCCGTAAGAAATCTTGCGAACAGTGAAGCTTTCGTTCAGGCCGCCACCGGTACGAGCGATGCAAACGCCTTCATAGGCCTGCACACGGGTACGGGTACCTTCGGTCACGCGCACGTTTACGCGAACAGTGTCGCCAACGGAGAATTCCGGGATTTCGCGTTTTGCAGCGATTTCGGCCATTTGCTCTTTTTCGAGCTCTTCAATGATATTCATGATGTTCACTCTTGTTGTATCACTACGACCAGAGCGTCCTAAGCAGTCTCGCTGGGCTCATTGATGCCCGACTTGCCACAAAGGCCCGTTTCGCCGTACTTGTTGGAAATCAGATTTGGGGGTCTATACCCAATGCAGCCCCGTTTGTCACCCCCAAAAGTGACTCAAAACGGCGGTTTTCGGCACTAATTGCACTAGAAGCGACAATGCACCCGCTTTTGCCTCAATAAGAGCCTGTTTTCGGCTCCCACCGGCGCAAAAACTCCTTACAAACCCTTTACAGAGAGCGGGTTTCACCGATCTTCAGGATCAAGGCATTTTCCTCGCCAAAGCCCTGATCGATCGCGGCTTGACGAAAGCGAACCGGCGCCTCGAACGGATCCTCTGGCGTTAGCATGATCGTGCCCCAATGCATACCGATGGCCTTTTTGGCCCCCACCGCACGAGCAATAGAGATGGCCTCTTCCGGCGTTGCATGCACCTCTACCATGATGGAAGGCGGTTCATAAGCGCCAATGCCAACAATAGCATAGTCAAACGGCCCGGCCTTCTCTCCCACATCTTGGAAAATCTCTCCGGCAGCCGTATCACCGGAAAACCAGATTTTCCCATCGGGTGTTTCAATTGCGAAGCTCGCCCACAGGGTCTTCTTGCGATCAAACAAGCCGCGACCGGAAAAATGCACGGCTGGCAGCGTCTTGATCGACAAGCCCGGCATCATCCATTCATCCCACCAGTCCTGCTCGACCACTTTTTTATAACCACGACGGGTGAAAAACGAGCCCAGTCCGAGCGGAACGATCACCTGCGTCTCCTCTTTATAAGGATAGGCATCGATAGTCTTTTCATCCAGATGATCATAATGATTGTGGCTCATCAGCAGAATATCGACCTTGGGCAATTGCTCCACGCCCAGGGCTGCCGGCACGAACCGCTTCGGACCCAGTCCCATTTTGCCAGCCCTCTCCTCCAAAAAAGGATCGGTGAGGAGAATTTTGCCACCGGTTCTAATGAGAAAGGACGCATGGCCCAACCATGTTACGCTGGGATTGCTGGCCGATGAAAGCTGCGCTTCCGTCTCGCCATGGTCCAACACATGCCAATCAGGCACCTCCGGCGCCTTGGTCTTGAAAGTCTGCTGATACAGGAAACGGGCAAAATCGCCAAATGTCGCACCACCTTTGGGGCTTCCCGGCGGATTTTGAAATCTGCCATTCACATAATTGGATGTTTTTGCGTTCTTTTCTGCCATGAATCCATTGCCTTGGAGTTGCTTTGCTCGATCAAAATCACGGCAGCTCTTAAGAGAAAGATGCAGCCAGACACAGACCTTCTATGCTTGATGAGGTATGCATGCTTTTGAAAAATGCAAGCAGAACAAAGCCACGAGCAACAGAGATGCCCAGATCACGCAGCCAGATTACGCAGGTGAAATCACACAGGCGGATTGCACAACGGCAGGGGCTGGCGAGAGAGCGCTTAGCTCTCTTTCTTCTCTAGCCAAGTTTCATAGAGATCAGGCCGGCGCTCTTTCGTCAACTCGATGGCCTTTTCCTGCCGCCATTCGGCAATCTTGCCATGATGGCCAGAGGTTAGAATTTCGGGGATTTCCCGTCCTTCCCATTCAGTCGGGCGGGTGTAATGGGGATATTCCAGCAAACCGCTCTCGAAGCTTTCCTCTTCTCCTGAAGCGATCTTGCCCATGACACCGGGCAGAAGACGCACAACGGCATCCATCAGCACCATCGCGCCCAACTCGCCGCCGGAAAGGATATAGTCGCCGATGGAAATCTCTTCCAGCTCGCGCCCGTCAATCACCCGCTGATCAACCCCTTCAAACCGACCACAAAGCAGAATTACACCCCCGGCCTCTTTAAGCTGGTGAACCTTTTCCTGTGTCAGGGCTTTGCCACGGGGAGACAAAAGAATACGCGGGCGGGTATCTCCCTCACCCGTTACATGATCAATCGCGCGGGAAACCACATCAGGTCGCAACACCATGCCGGCACCGCCGCCAGCGGGCGTGTCATCCACGTTGCGATGTTTGCCTTCGGCAAAGTCGCGGATATGCACCGCCTCCAGCGACCAGATTTCATTCTCCAGCGCCCGTCCGGCAAGAGACGTGCCCAGAGGTCCGGGAAACATATCGGGATAAAGGGTCAGAACACTGGCACGCCAAGGCGTTACCAAGCCTTCCGGCTCATCCTGTTCAAATGGATTCGCTTCCGACATGATCCTTGGAATTCCTATTCTTTCTTGAGGCCATCCAGCAATTCAGGCGTCTTGGAAAAATCGACCCCCTCGCCTTCCTGCGCCTTCTCGTCTTCGTCCGGCTCGTCCAGCAAGCCTTCAGGCGGCGTGACCAGAACATAGCCTTGCGAGACCTTCACTTCGGGCACAACCTCCCGAGTGAAAGGAATATAGTAGCCTTTCCCACGCTTGGGCATGACATCGAGCATATCGCCCGCACCAAAATCATGGATCGCCACGATAGAGCCAATTGAAGAGCCATCTTCAAGCCGCGCATCCAGCCCGATGAGATCGGAATGATAGAATTCCTCCTCTTCAAGCTCGGGCAGCTGCTCTCGATCGACATAGAGCCGTGTACCGGTGAGAGCCTCGACATCATTACGATTGTTGAGCCCTTTCACGCGGCAGACAAAAACGGTCTTGGATTCTCGCGCTGACACAAATTCGAACTTGCGCGCACCGTCCGCCGTTTCCAGAGGTCCATAGGCGAACAAGGCATCGGGATCATCAGCAAACAGCTTGACCCGCACCTCACCTCGTATTCCGTGCGCAGCTCCAAACTGGGCAATACAA from uncultured Cohaesibacter sp. carries:
- the rplS gene encoding 50S ribosomal protein L19, with the protein product MNIIEELEKEQMAEIAAKREIPEFSVGDTVRVNVRVTEGTRTRVQAYEGVCIARTGGGLNESFTVRKISYGEGVERVFPVFSPMLEGVEVVRRGKVRRAKLYYLRGRRGKSARIVEATNARARKLNDVAKAKVAEARAAKKAQAAAAKTEAE
- a CDS encoding MBL fold metallo-hydrolase is translated as MAEKNAKTSNYVNGRFQNPPGSPKGGATFGDFARFLYQQTFKTKAPEVPDWHVLDHGETEAQLSSASNPSVTWLGHASFLIRTGGKILLTDPFLEERAGKMGLGPKRFVPAALGVEQLPKVDILLMSHNHYDHLDEKTIDAYPYKEETQVIVPLGLGSFFTRRGYKKVVEQDWWDEWMMPGLSIKTLPAVHFSGRGLFDRKKTLWASFAIETPDGKIWFSGDTAAGEIFQDVGEKAGPFDYAIVGIGAYEPPSIMVEVHATPEEAISIARAVGAKKAIGMHWGTIMLTPEDPFEAPVRFRQAAIDQGFGEENALILKIGETRSL
- the trmD gene encoding tRNA (guanosine(37)-N1)-methyltransferase TrmD, yielding MSEANPFEQDEPEGLVTPWRASVLTLYPDMFPGPLGTSLAGRALENEIWSLEAVHIRDFAEGKHRNVDDTPAGGGAGMVLRPDVVSRAIDHVTGEGDTRPRILLSPRGKALTQEKVHQLKEAGGVILLCGRFEGVDQRVIDGRELEEISIGDYILSGGELGAMVLMDAVVRLLPGVMGKIASGEEESFESGLLEYPHYTRPTEWEGREIPEILTSGHHGKIAEWRQEKAIELTKERRPDLYETWLEKKES
- the rimM gene encoding ribosome maturation factor RimM (Essential for efficient processing of 16S rRNA) — encoded protein: MAKGPTDPEGKVCIAQFGAAHGIRGEVRVKLFADDPDALFAYGPLETADGARKFEFVSARESKTVFVCRVKGLNNRNDVEALTGTRLYVDREQLPELEEEEFYHSDLIGLDARLEDGSSIGSIVAIHDFGAGDMLDVMPKRGKGYYIPFTREVVPEVKVSQGYVLVTPPEGLLDEPDEDEKAQEGEGVDFSKTPELLDGLKKE